From Paludisphaera rhizosphaerae, the proteins below share one genomic window:
- a CDS encoding type 1 glutamine amidotransferase domain-containing protein has protein sequence MSGVTGKRVAVLVEKFYEDLELWYPVYRLREAGCDVKIVGPKAGETFASKHGYPAKSDVAAADVKAEDFDAVIIPGGYSPDHMRRTPAMIKLVADAAQLGKVVAAICHGPWMLCSARCIKGRNITGFFAIRDDVENAGGVWQDGPCVRDGNLVTSRTPEDLPAFMQGILATLAEQG, from the coding sequence ATGAGCGGCGTCACCGGCAAGCGCGTGGCCGTCCTGGTCGAGAAGTTCTACGAGGACCTGGAACTCTGGTATCCGGTCTACCGCCTTCGCGAGGCCGGCTGCGACGTCAAGATCGTCGGCCCCAAGGCGGGCGAGACGTTCGCTTCGAAGCACGGCTACCCCGCGAAGTCGGACGTCGCCGCGGCCGACGTGAAGGCCGAGGACTTCGACGCCGTCATCATCCCCGGCGGCTACTCGCCCGACCACATGAGGCGGACGCCCGCGATGATCAAACTGGTCGCCGACGCGGCCCAGCTTGGCAAGGTCGTCGCGGCGATCTGCCACGGCCCCTGGATGCTCTGCTCGGCCCGTTGCATCAAGGGACGCAACATCACCGGGTTCTTCGCCATCCGCGACGACGTCGAGAACGCCGGAGGCGTCTGGCAGGACGGCCCCTGCGTCCGCGACGGCAACCTCGTCACCAGCCGCACCCCCGAAGACCTCCCCGCCTTCATGCAGGGGATCCTCGCCACGCTGGCGGAGCAGGGCTGA
- a CDS encoding class I SAM-dependent methyltransferase, giving the protein MILLSDGELERSAVVANCRMNRERELDGSNGYGKEVGFAPMAFLQGRANPTRRPRWLDLCCGSGRALIQAADAARLAAFDVEIVGVDLVGFFREHGHDPSRLRLIESSLRTWQPEEPFDLITCIHGLHYVGDKLGLIARAVSWLVPDGLFAANLDLRNLKLRNGPGSASLLRGAGLEFNGRRRLVVCEGRRSIEWPLRYLGGDVDAGPNYTGQPAVDSHYESP; this is encoded by the coding sequence ATGATCCTGCTCAGCGACGGCGAACTGGAACGATCGGCGGTCGTCGCCAACTGCAGGATGAATCGAGAGCGCGAGTTGGACGGCTCGAACGGGTACGGCAAGGAAGTCGGCTTCGCCCCCATGGCCTTTCTTCAAGGGCGGGCGAATCCGACAAGACGGCCGAGGTGGCTCGACCTCTGCTGCGGCTCGGGGAGGGCGCTGATCCAGGCGGCGGACGCCGCTCGGCTTGCGGCATTCGACGTGGAAATCGTCGGGGTCGATCTCGTGGGATTCTTCCGCGAGCACGGTCACGACCCATCTCGCCTGCGGCTGATCGAATCCTCGTTGCGGACGTGGCAGCCGGAGGAGCCCTTCGATCTGATCACCTGCATCCACGGCCTCCACTACGTCGGCGACAAACTCGGTCTGATCGCCCGCGCCGTCTCCTGGCTCGTCCCAGACGGCCTCTTCGCGGCGAACCTCGACCTGCGAAACCTGAAACTCCGCAACGGACCTGGATCCGCCTCGTTGCTCCGCGGCGCAGGGTTGGAATTCAACGGTCGGCGACGGCTCGTCGTCTGTGAGGGACGACGGTCGATCGAGTGGCCCCTGCGGTACCTCGGCGGCGACGTCGACGCCGGACCGAACTATACCGGCCAACCGGCAGTGGACTCCCACTATGAAAGTCCGTGA
- a CDS encoding TraR/DksA family transcriptional regulator: MSASLKPEDLGSFRRLLEDLNDRLRGNVDRMTDEALRRNQGEASTNLSNVPLHMADVGTENYDQEFTLGLIENEQETLKLIDEALGRVADGSYGICAECDHPIAKARLEALPYTRYCIECARKLENTA; this comes from the coding sequence ATGTCCGCCAGCCTCAAACCGGAAGATCTCGGGTCGTTTCGTCGTCTTCTGGAGGATCTGAACGACCGACTCCGCGGAAACGTCGACCGGATGACCGACGAGGCCCTCCGGCGCAATCAGGGCGAGGCTTCCACCAACCTCTCGAACGTCCCGCTGCACATGGCCGACGTCGGGACCGAAAACTACGACCAGGAGTTCACCCTGGGCCTGATCGAGAACGAGCAAGAGACGCTCAAGCTCATCGACGAGGCCCTGGGACGCGTCGCCGACGGATCGTACGGAATCTGCGCCGAGTGCGACCACCCGATCGCCAAGGCCCGCCTTGAGGCCCTCCCGTACACCCGATACTGCATCGAGTGCGCAAGGAAGCTGGAGAACACGGCATGA
- the xylA gene encoding xylose isomerase, whose amino-acid sequence MTAFFPDVPKIQFGGPKSRNPLEFKHYDPDEVVGDKTMKEHLRFSVVYWHTFCNPLSDPFGAGTALRPWDDGTHSVANAQTRARAAFEFIEKLGAPFYAFHDRDVAPEGRNLKESHANLDAVAKVLKEEQERTGIKLLWGTANLFSNPRYMHGAATSPNFDVFAHAAAQVKKAMEVTLDLGGVGYTFWGGREGYMSLLNTDMKRELDHLGRFLHMAVDYKKQIGFNGTFYIEPKPKEPTKHQYDSDAAACLNFLRTYDLLPHFKLNLETNHATLAGHEMMHEMEVAIGSGALGSIDANTGDYLLGWDTDQFPTNIYLTAQCMLCVLQMGGFTTGGVNFDAKVRRESFEPIDLFYAHIGGMDAFARGLKIAHAIIQDGRFAAFIKDRYSSWDGELGRRVEAGRASFADLEAYILPKGDAARNVSGRQEMLENLFNDYI is encoded by the coding sequence ATGACTGCTTTCTTCCCGGATGTGCCCAAGATCCAATTCGGCGGCCCGAAGTCGCGGAATCCGCTGGAATTCAAGCACTACGACCCGGACGAGGTCGTCGGCGACAAGACGATGAAGGAGCACCTGAGGTTCTCCGTCGTCTACTGGCATACGTTCTGCAACCCTCTCTCCGACCCCTTCGGCGCCGGCACGGCGCTGCGGCCCTGGGACGACGGCACCCACTCCGTCGCCAACGCTCAGACGCGGGCACGCGCGGCCTTCGAGTTCATTGAGAAGCTCGGAGCCCCGTTCTACGCCTTCCATGACCGCGACGTCGCCCCCGAAGGTCGCAACCTCAAGGAGAGCCACGCTAACCTCGACGCCGTCGCCAAGGTTCTCAAGGAAGAGCAAGAACGTACGGGAATCAAGCTCCTGTGGGGGACGGCCAACCTCTTCTCGAACCCTCGCTACATGCACGGGGCGGCCACCAGCCCCAACTTCGACGTCTTCGCCCACGCCGCCGCCCAGGTGAAGAAGGCGATGGAGGTGACCCTCGATCTCGGGGGCGTCGGCTACACCTTCTGGGGAGGGCGTGAAGGCTACATGAGCCTTCTCAACACCGACATGAAGCGAGAGCTGGACCACCTCGGCCGGTTCCTGCACATGGCGGTCGACTACAAGAAGCAGATCGGCTTCAACGGGACGTTCTACATCGAGCCCAAGCCCAAGGAGCCGACCAAGCACCAGTACGACTCGGACGCCGCCGCCTGCCTCAACTTCCTGCGGACGTACGACCTCCTGCCCCACTTCAAACTCAACCTGGAGACGAACCACGCGACGCTCGCCGGGCACGAGATGATGCACGAGATGGAAGTCGCGATCGGCTCGGGGGCCCTGGGCTCGATCGACGCCAACACCGGCGACTACCTCCTCGGGTGGGACACCGACCAGTTCCCGACCAACATCTACCTCACCGCCCAGTGCATGCTCTGCGTCCTCCAGATGGGGGGCTTCACGACGGGCGGCGTCAACTTCGACGCCAAGGTCCGCCGCGAGAGCTTTGAGCCGATCGACCTCTTCTACGCCCACATCGGCGGGATGGACGCCTTCGCTCGCGGGCTCAAGATCGCTCACGCGATCATCCAGGACGGCCGCTTCGCCGCCTTCATCAAGGACCGCTATTCGAGCTGGGACGGCGAACTCGGCCGCCGCGTCGAAGCCGGCCGCGCCAGCTTCGCCGACCTGGAGGCCTACATCCTCCCCAAGGGCGACGCCGCGCGAAACGTCAGCGGTCGGCAGGAAATGCTTGAGAACCTGTTCAACGATTACATCTGA
- a CDS encoding DNA polymerase ligase N-terminal domain-containing protein has product MSHTHTSRFVLLEHQWIGVHWDFMLERDGVLKTWALDAPPAPGPEREARHLPDHRTAYLEYEGPVSQNRGWVRRIDEGVYTSIEWGEDLVHVRLEGRQLVGELRLTNRPRESNVPAGGNWKISLGNVD; this is encoded by the coding sequence GTGAGCCACACCCACACTTCTCGCTTCGTGCTGCTGGAACACCAATGGATCGGGGTCCACTGGGACTTCATGCTGGAGCGCGACGGGGTCTTGAAAACCTGGGCGCTCGACGCCCCCCCCGCCCCCGGCCCCGAGCGCGAGGCCCGTCACCTGCCCGACCACCGGACGGCCTATCTCGAATACGAAGGCCCCGTCTCCCAGAATCGGGGATGGGTACGGCGGATCGACGAGGGGGTGTACACCTCGATCGAATGGGGGGAGGATCTCGTCCACGTTCGGCTGGAAGGGCGTCAACTCGTCGGCGAACTCCGCCTGACGAACCGACCGCGCGAATCGAACGTGCCGGCGGGAGGGAACTGGAAGATCTCCCTGGGGAACGTTGACTGA
- the glnA gene encoding type I glutamate--ammonia ligase, protein MTPKEVLAQIRQREVTTVDLRFMDFPGVWQHFSIPADALTEETFEEGIGFDGSSVVGWRAINEADLLVLPQPETALVDPFMAQPTLTMICNIHDPITHQEYTRDPRNIARKAVSYMRSTGVADYCLLAPELEFFVFDDVRFDQRPNEAFYHVDSVEGAWNRGRVENPNLGYKPGSGLGYFPCPPTDGLVNLRSEMARRMAECGIGTSAHFHEVATGGQCEIDLDPQDLLEAADRVMLARYIIRNVAHRSGKTATFMPKPLFGDNGSGMHTHLSLWKENEPLLAGHGYAGMSDLGLFAIGGLLKHAGALCAFANPTTNSYKRLIEGFEAPTKISYSRRNRAAIVRIPVSGASPRSRRVEYRCPDSAANPYLLFSAMLMAVLDGVQNKIRPGDPLDKDIYDLQPEELAKVPTTPRSLEASLEALRADHEFLLRGDVFTPDVVDTWIWYKQTSEVEAIRVRPHPYEFNLYYDV, encoded by the coding sequence GTGACCCCCAAAGAAGTCCTGGCCCAGATCCGGCAGCGCGAGGTCACCACGGTCGACCTTCGATTCATGGATTTCCCTGGCGTCTGGCAGCATTTCTCGATCCCGGCCGACGCCCTGACCGAGGAGACCTTCGAGGAGGGGATCGGCTTCGACGGCTCGTCCGTGGTCGGCTGGCGGGCGATCAACGAGGCCGACCTGCTCGTCCTCCCCCAGCCCGAGACCGCGCTCGTGGATCCCTTCATGGCCCAGCCCACGCTGACCATGATCTGCAACATCCACGACCCGATCACCCACCAGGAGTACACTCGCGACCCCCGCAACATCGCCCGCAAGGCGGTCTCGTACATGCGGAGCACGGGCGTCGCCGACTACTGCCTGCTCGCGCCGGAACTGGAGTTCTTCGTCTTCGACGACGTTCGGTTCGACCAGCGGCCCAACGAGGCGTTCTACCACGTCGATTCGGTCGAGGGGGCCTGGAACCGCGGCCGGGTGGAGAATCCCAACCTGGGCTACAAGCCGGGCTCGGGCCTGGGCTATTTCCCCTGCCCGCCGACCGACGGCCTGGTGAATCTCCGCTCCGAGATGGCCCGGCGGATGGCCGAGTGCGGCATCGGCACCTCGGCCCACTTCCACGAGGTCGCAACCGGCGGCCAGTGCGAGATCGATCTGGACCCTCAGGATCTCCTGGAGGCCGCTGACCGGGTCATGCTGGCCCGGTACATCATCCGGAACGTCGCTCACCGCAGCGGCAAGACCGCCACGTTCATGCCCAAGCCCCTCTTCGGCGACAACGGATCAGGGATGCACACCCACCTGTCGCTCTGGAAGGAAAACGAGCCGCTGCTCGCGGGCCACGGCTACGCCGGGATGAGCGACCTGGGCCTCTTCGCCATCGGCGGCCTGCTCAAGCATGCGGGCGCCCTCTGCGCGTTCGCCAACCCCACCACCAACAGTTACAAGCGGCTGATCGAGGGCTTCGAGGCTCCGACCAAGATCTCGTACAGCCGCCGGAACCGTGCGGCGATCGTCCGCATACCGGTCTCTGGAGCCAGCCCGCGGAGCCGGAGGGTCGAGTACCGCTGTCCGGACTCAGCAGCGAATCCGTACCTGCTGTTCTCAGCGATGCTGATGGCGGTGCTGGACGGGGTTCAGAACAAGATCCGCCCCGGCGATCCGCTGGACAAGGACATCTACGACCTGCAGCCCGAGGAACTCGCCAAGGTTCCGACCACGCCGAGGTCGCTGGAAGCCTCGCTCGAAGCCCTCCGCGCCGACCACGAGTTCCTGCTTCGGGGCGACGTCTTCACGCCGGACGTCGTCGACACCTGGATCTGGTACAAGCAGACTTCCGAGGTGGAGGCGATCCGAGTTCGCCCCCACCCCTACGAGTTCAACCTGTATTACGACGTGTGA
- the lspA gene encoding signal peptidase II: MTSRIPISRWIVFWALALGGATLDLSSKSIIFRKVGEPGSRPVAVVGDVLELHTNYNKGALWGFGRGVSHSSLIFASLSVVAGVAIVGWLFVGGAATSLPLTIALGLIMAGAIGNCYDRLVFGQVRDFVHFHVDSINFDWAIFNFADVMLVSGAITLVLFALRPEPTPEGDPAPEAASGEAASETAPRHLRDADSLQAHTS, encoded by the coding sequence ATGACGAGCAGGATCCCGATCAGCCGATGGATCGTCTTCTGGGCGTTGGCGCTGGGAGGCGCAACGCTCGACCTGTCTTCCAAATCGATCATCTTCCGCAAGGTCGGCGAGCCCGGCTCGCGGCCCGTCGCGGTGGTCGGCGACGTCCTGGAGTTGCACACCAACTACAACAAGGGGGCGCTCTGGGGCTTCGGCCGTGGGGTGTCTCATAGCAGCCTCATCTTCGCGAGCCTGTCGGTGGTGGCGGGGGTGGCGATCGTCGGCTGGCTCTTCGTCGGCGGGGCCGCGACGAGCCTGCCGCTGACCATCGCGCTCGGGCTGATCATGGCGGGGGCGATCGGCAACTGCTACGACCGCCTGGTCTTCGGGCAGGTCCGGGACTTCGTCCACTTCCACGTCGACTCGATCAACTTCGACTGGGCCATCTTCAACTTCGCCGACGTCATGCTGGTTAGCGGTGCGATCACCCTGGTCCTCTTCGCCCTCCGGCCCGAGCCCACGCCGGAAGGCGACCCGGCTCCGGAGGCCGCCTCTGGCGAAGCGGCCTCGGAAACCGCTCCGCGGCACCTTCGCGACGCGGATTCGCTGCAGGCTCACACGTCGTAA
- a CDS encoding carboxypeptidase-like regulatory domain-containing protein: MLAATALCLAVLAQPAPGPPEALLGTVVEKATGRPLAGVSIRGADDPNAQTATSDEQGRFDRNSIMRGNWVPARGQGPTCWVRAEDDRSLPWEFVASEGPGGAAGADFHRRQAAHAIYQQCQSRWQGGTLIVECPPISEIEAILRGPDGVPLKDAPILLVPTADVSFPGSGTLRLPRRTDRDGVFRLRTFDGVQRFSVQVPGVGFGSTGVVHMTEGRIARPQIAPLARFARIEGRVDSKLLAPGAKVALLSMPFQTSIGPASPCDDQGRFTLVDVVPGNYRLTVLKGGQSTTTGYREIQAQPGATLRDVVVEPPPPPSADAQRVNQQLIRRLNGDRNKTVAWVEGTIRDEQGRPLPKAVVYVHAQYDGGIRMNEDVKKATTDDQGRYKIEGPLQPSMGILAVIASAKGRPPTTAYAVAPDAALDDGDRKPARLDVSLPAAGASARITILEDGKKVPGATVQLTVTDATAGRRRIFGPGVVQSPDRIEMEDLISRTIKTGPDGVARFENLPPGPFEVVALPNVEPTDPFTKGRPPTLGVAPGFTQTITVPPSGVVETSINVGRKLKPVRFQLLKPDGTPVAARTISFSFGQGNVASSTAIRCDDRGFVSYQFQSPGLWMVDVRFRDDEVRRFPIQEEPYYQVQTLLPVSRELELEDPIVLKAERREPGSIRARLLDAEGRPASGTVLVLGSFPQQNQPIQAGTVDAEGSVCFLDVPSGKYRIQGVVDGRPTAPKLVQGDPFPDDAVLQGVQTVFDRELTVTAGGAATVELRLQPVGYVRATLKPPAGRTAAEYYAFVNSKIPGDLTGRTQIDPAAGAYLFGPLPVGPLTIGLFERLTNRPADKRGERAVVVEPDKLVHVDLEPEPSSPQPAAPIQPPRVYPGIGGAREMGSVLGGLEATILMPDGTTPAYGARADYYPAGGRQAVAQGIADASGRLTWTGAWRTPTPISEKAPPPLNEPTIAAWLPGLSGPVVGTCQSGKPLVLVLPSASGASGIATIGGRGVEGRGGRIRIIAEAQDRGSLADAFSREVVAEPDGRFRLPELGPGKYLVQAVRDEIWLSKAIPLVVESGKEAGPVEVDIPEPGATVALEVVDGRDHPVPGLSLSIVRPEGPLAPSLPISFRVDERGTVTLRGLETGRQTLLIDGGPKPNGFIVDPARPSVSRQLIRLEVPRPGP, from the coding sequence ATGCTCGCCGCGACCGCGTTGTGCCTGGCCGTGCTCGCTCAGCCGGCTCCCGGCCCCCCCGAGGCGCTTCTGGGCACGGTTGTTGAGAAGGCGACGGGCCGCCCCCTGGCCGGGGTCTCGATCCGCGGGGCCGACGATCCGAACGCCCAGACGGCGACAAGCGACGAACAGGGCCGGTTCGACCGAAACTCCATCATGCGGGGAAACTGGGTCCCCGCCCGAGGCCAGGGTCCGACCTGCTGGGTCCGAGCCGAGGACGACCGAAGTCTGCCCTGGGAGTTCGTCGCCTCGGAAGGGCCTGGGGGGGCCGCAGGCGCGGACTTCCACCGTAGGCAGGCCGCACACGCGATCTATCAGCAATGCCAGAGCCGCTGGCAGGGAGGAACGCTCATCGTGGAGTGTCCTCCGATCAGCGAGATCGAGGCGATCCTCCGCGGCCCTGACGGCGTCCCTCTGAAGGACGCTCCGATCCTTCTCGTCCCGACCGCCGACGTCTCGTTCCCGGGCTCGGGGACGCTTCGATTGCCCCGCCGCACCGATCGGGACGGCGTGTTCCGCCTCAGAACCTTCGACGGAGTCCAACGTTTTTCCGTCCAGGTCCCAGGCGTCGGTTTCGGCTCGACCGGAGTCGTCCACATGACGGAGGGCCGGATCGCCCGCCCGCAAATCGCGCCGCTGGCGCGGTTCGCCCGCATCGAGGGTCGAGTCGACTCGAAACTACTCGCCCCCGGCGCCAAGGTCGCGCTCCTCTCCATGCCCTTCCAGACCTCGATCGGTCCGGCGTCCCCCTGCGACGACCAGGGTCGGTTCACTCTGGTCGACGTGGTTCCGGGAAACTACCGACTCACAGTCTTGAAGGGCGGACAGAGCACCACCACGGGCTATCGTGAGATCCAGGCCCAGCCGGGAGCGACGCTCCGAGACGTGGTCGTCGAACCTCCGCCGCCCCCCTCGGCCGATGCGCAACGCGTGAATCAGCAGCTCATCCGCCGCCTCAACGGCGACCGGAACAAGACCGTCGCGTGGGTCGAGGGAACCATCCGCGACGAACAGGGCCGGCCGCTCCCCAAAGCCGTCGTTTACGTCCACGCCCAGTACGACGGCGGCATCCGGATGAACGAGGACGTCAAGAAGGCGACCACCGACGACCAGGGTCGATACAAGATCGAGGGCCCGTTGCAGCCCTCGATGGGTATCCTCGCCGTGATCGCGTCCGCGAAGGGACGGCCGCCGACCACCGCCTACGCAGTAGCACCCGATGCCGCGCTCGACGACGGCGATCGTAAGCCGGCGAGGCTGGACGTGTCCCTTCCCGCGGCGGGCGCGTCTGCAAGAATCACAATTCTTGAGGACGGTAAAAAGGTCCCCGGCGCGACTGTCCAACTGACCGTCACCGATGCGACCGCGGGCAGGAGGCGGATCTTCGGGCCCGGCGTCGTCCAGAGTCCGGATCGGATCGAGATGGAGGACCTCATCTCACGCACGATCAAGACCGGCCCCGACGGCGTCGCCCGGTTCGAGAACTTACCGCCAGGCCCGTTCGAGGTCGTCGCTCTTCCCAACGTCGAGCCGACCGACCCCTTCACGAAAGGTCGTCCGCCTACCCTGGGCGTCGCCCCAGGATTCACCCAGACCATCACCGTGCCGCCGAGCGGCGTCGTCGAGACGAGCATCAACGTCGGCCGCAAATTGAAGCCCGTCCGCTTCCAACTTCTCAAACCCGACGGCACTCCCGTCGCCGCTCGAACCATCTCGTTCAGCTTCGGTCAGGGGAACGTCGCGAGTTCGACGGCGATCCGGTGCGACGATCGCGGCTTCGTCTCTTATCAGTTCCAAAGCCCCGGACTCTGGATGGTCGACGTCCGTTTTCGCGACGACGAAGTGCGACGGTTCCCGATTCAGGAGGAGCCGTACTACCAGGTCCAGACCCTGCTCCCAGTCTCTCGGGAGCTGGAACTCGAAGATCCGATCGTTCTCAAGGCGGAACGTCGCGAACCGGGCTCAATCCGCGCACGGCTGCTCGACGCGGAAGGCAGGCCCGCCTCAGGAACGGTCCTGGTCCTGGGCAGCTTCCCTCAGCAGAACCAGCCGATTCAGGCCGGAACCGTCGACGCCGAGGGATCGGTCTGCTTCCTCGACGTGCCCTCAGGCAAGTACCGGATTCAAGGTGTCGTCGACGGCCGACCGACTGCACCGAAACTGGTGCAAGGCGACCCCTTCCCGGACGACGCCGTGCTGCAAGGCGTTCAGACGGTCTTTGATCGCGAGTTGACCGTGACGGCCGGCGGCGCGGCGACGGTCGAGCTTCGCCTTCAGCCGGTGGGCTACGTCCGGGCGACTCTCAAGCCCCCTGCCGGCCGAACCGCCGCCGAGTATTACGCATTCGTCAACTCCAAGATTCCCGGCGATCTCACCGGAAGGACCCAGATCGATCCCGCGGCAGGCGCCTACCTCTTCGGCCCTCTCCCCGTTGGCCCCTTGACGATCGGACTCTTTGAGCGACTCACCAACAGACCAGCCGACAAGCGTGGAGAGCGGGCCGTGGTCGTGGAACCAGACAAGCTCGTCCACGTCGACCTTGAGCCGGAGCCAAGCTCTCCGCAACCAGCCGCTCCCATCCAGCCGCCTCGCGTCTACCCTGGCATCGGCGGGGCCCGAGAGATGGGCTCGGTTCTGGGGGGGCTCGAGGCGACAATTCTGATGCCCGACGGCACGACTCCCGCCTATGGCGCGCGGGCCGATTACTACCCGGCCGGCGGGCGTCAAGCTGTTGCGCAGGGAATTGCTGATGCTTCAGGCCGACTCACCTGGACCGGCGCCTGGCGAACGCCCACGCCCATCTCCGAGAAAGCTCCTCCTCCGTTGAACGAGCCGACGATCGCGGCATGGCTTCCCGGCCTGTCGGGCCCAGTCGTCGGGACGTGCCAGTCCGGCAAGCCGCTTGTCCTGGTTCTCCCTTCGGCGTCGGGCGCATCTGGAATCGCGACGATCGGCGGAAGAGGAGTCGAGGGACGAGGCGGACGCATCCGCATCATCGCCGAAGCTCAGGATCGAGGGTCGCTCGCCGACGCCTTCAGCCGAGAGGTCGTCGCCGAGCCCGACGGCCGGTTTCGCTTACCCGAGTTGGGCCCTGGGAAATACCTCGTTCAGGCGGTCCGCGACGAGATCTGGTTGTCGAAGGCCATCCCTCTCGTGGTTGAGTCGGGGAAGGAAGCGGGCCCCGTCGAAGTCGATATCCCCGAACCAGGCGCGACGGTCGCCCTCGAAGTCGTCGACGGCCGCGACCATCCCGTCCCCGGCTTGTCTCTCTCAATCGTTCGTCCTGAAGGCCCTCTCGCCCCCTCGCTGCCGATCTCCTTCCGAGTCGACGAGCGCGGCACGGTGACGCTCCGAGGCCTGGAGACGGGCCGACAGACGTTGCTCATCGACGGCGGCCCGAAACCCAACGGCTTCATCGTCGACCCTGCCCGCCCTTCGGTCTCGCGGCAGCTCATCCGCTTGGAAGTCCCCCGCCCGGGACCGTGA
- a CDS encoding NAD-dependent epimerase/dehydratase family protein — protein sequence MSSSPKTIFVTGATGLVGGHAVEEALARGHKVRALVRASSDTRKLDEWGVEKVLGDLEDAKALAQGCDGADWVFNCAAKVGDWGTLAEFRRLNVDALRLLLDAAVAAKVERFVHVSSLGVYEGRDHYGTDETTPPAADSLDAYTRSKTEAEALALKYSKEKGLPVAIVRPGFIYGERDRTVLPKLLTNLRRGTFAYFGSGEQALNCVYVKNLVHGIFLAAESPAAVGEVFNLTDGEAVSKRRFVGKVAELAGLPAPRRKIPLKLAKFLATVVEGGAKLRGRKDAPIINKARYKFLGLNLDYSIEKARRVLGYDPPYGFDEAIERAMAEHAPQAAARV from the coding sequence ATGAGCAGCAGTCCCAAGACGATCTTCGTGACGGGAGCGACCGGCCTCGTGGGGGGGCACGCCGTCGAGGAAGCCCTGGCTCGCGGCCACAAGGTCCGGGCCCTCGTCCGGGCCTCCAGCGACACCCGGAAGCTCGACGAGTGGGGCGTGGAAAAGGTCCTCGGCGACCTGGAAGACGCCAAGGCTCTCGCCCAGGGCTGCGACGGGGCCGACTGGGTCTTCAACTGCGCCGCGAAGGTCGGCGACTGGGGCACGCTGGCCGAGTTCCGCCGGCTCAATGTCGACGCCCTCCGCTTGCTGCTGGACGCCGCCGTGGCCGCCAAGGTCGAGCGGTTCGTTCACGTCAGCTCGCTGGGCGTCTACGAGGGCCGCGACCACTACGGCACCGACGAGACGACGCCTCCGGCCGCCGATTCACTGGATGCCTACACCCGCTCCAAGACCGAGGCTGAGGCGCTCGCGCTGAAGTATTCCAAGGAGAAGGGCCTACCGGTCGCCATCGTCCGCCCCGGCTTCATCTACGGCGAGCGCGACCGTACGGTGCTTCCCAAGCTGCTGACGAACCTCCGGCGCGGGACGTTCGCCTACTTCGGCTCGGGCGAGCAGGCCCTCAACTGCGTCTATGTGAAGAACCTGGTCCACGGGATCTTCCTGGCTGCTGAGAGTCCCGCGGCCGTGGGCGAGGTCTTCAACCTGACCGACGGCGAGGCCGTGAGCAAGCGTCGGTTCGTCGGCAAGGTCGCCGAGCTGGCCGGTCTGCCCGCCCCGCGTCGGAAGATCCCCCTGAAGCTGGCCAAATTCCTGGCCACGGTCGTGGAGGGGGGGGCCAAGCTTCGAGGCCGCAAGGACGCCCCGATCATCAACAAGGCCCGATATAAATTCCTGGGCTTGAATCTGGACTACTCCATCGAGAAGGCGCGCCGGGTGCTGGGATACGACCCTCCGTATGGGTTCGACGAGGCGATCGAACGCGCCATGGCCGAGCACGCCCCCCAGGCGGCCGCCCGCGTCTGA
- a CDS encoding class I SAM-dependent methyltransferase: MNSDYNRVKGSRRAAQETLMEFQDHFSNHADEYARFRPGYPEELYDFLASLVPGSGTAWDCATGNGQAAVSLARRLRFVAATDASLRQLARAHRDPKVGYVAALADATPLRDASIDLTTVALALHWFDQDRFYEEVRRVVKPGGVLACWTYHLQRVDAKVDAVVQRLYSDVLGGYWAPEIRHVETGYQSLAFPFEEIPHRPFCVGARWNLARLAEFMGTWSASRKYFEETGRKAVDEVRGELAEAWGDPRETREIVWDLHLRVGRV; encoded by the coding sequence ATGAACTCCGACTATAATCGGGTGAAGGGATCTCGACGAGCGGCTCAGGAGACGCTGATGGAGTTTCAGGACCACTTCTCCAACCACGCCGACGAGTACGCGCGGTTCCGGCCAGGCTACCCGGAAGAGTTGTACGACTTTCTAGCCTCGCTGGTCCCCGGTTCGGGAACGGCCTGGGACTGCGCCACCGGCAATGGTCAGGCCGCCGTGAGCCTGGCTCGGCGGCTCCGATTCGTGGCGGCCACCGACGCCAGCCTTCGTCAACTGGCTCGCGCGCATCGCGACCCGAAAGTCGGCTACGTGGCTGCGCTCGCCGATGCGACGCCGCTTCGCGACGCCTCGATCGACTTGACGACCGTGGCGCTGGCCTTGCACTGGTTCGATCAGGACAGGTTCTATGAGGAAGTCCGTCGAGTCGTGAAGCCCGGCGGCGTGCTCGCCTGCTGGACGTACCACCTGCAACGGGTCGATGCCAAGGTCGACGCCGTCGTGCAACGGCTTTACTCCGACGTGCTCGGCGGCTACTGGGCTCCCGAGATCCGACACGTCGAAACCGGCTATCAATCCCTGGCCTTCCCGTTCGAGGAGATCCCGCACCGGCCGTTTTGCGTTGGGGCGCGTTGGAATCTGGCGCGGCTCGCCGAGTTCATGGGAACGTGGTCGGCTTCGAGGAAGTACTTCGAGGAGACCGGGAGGAAGGCCGTCGACGAGGTTCGGGGCGAACTGGCCGAAGCGTGGGGAGATCCGAGGGAGACGCGCGAGATCGTGTGGGATCTTCACCTGCGAGTCGGGAGGGTGTGA